The following coding sequences lie in one Brachionichthys hirsutus isolate HB-005 chromosome 15, CSIRO-AGI_Bhir_v1, whole genome shotgun sequence genomic window:
- the cnn2 gene encoding calponin-2, giving the protein MEKTRSKMAFNKGPAYGLTAEVKSKIAQKYDLQKEEELSIWIEEVTGHAVGPDFQKGLKSGVILCDLINKLKPMSVAKVSKSAQNWHQLENLSNFVKAITDFGLKPHDTFEASDLFENGNMTQVQTTLLALASMAKTKGCSSNVDIGVKYADKHERMFDEEKMKAGQCVIGLQMGTNKCATQAGMNAYGTRRHLYDPKSQKPPIDSTTISLQMGTNKGATQAGMTAPGTRRGIYDQKLGTDKCDNSTVSLQMGNNQGANQHGQNFGLGRQICDTKYCPKAEVAAADAQSAAGNSIQDYQDEGYQGYQEEEQVYRDDETDY; this is encoded by the exons ATGGAGAAAACACGTTCGAAAATGGCCTTCAACAAGGGTCCTGCTTACGGATTAACGGCCGAAGTGAAGAGCAAG ATCGCACAGAAGTACGACTTGCAGAAGGAAGAGGAGCTCAGTATATGGATAGAAGAGGTCACCGGCCACGCCGTTGGTCCCGACTTTCAGAAGGGCCTGAAGAGCGGAGTCATTCTGTGCGA tCTTATCAACAAACTGAAACCAATGTCTGTGGCGAAGGTTAGCAAGTCGGCACAGAACTGGCATCAG CTGGAGAACCTGTCGAACTTCGTCAAAGCCATCACGGATTTTGGTCTTAAACCTCATGATACCTTTGAAGCCAGTGACCTCTTTGAGAACGGCAACATGACGCAGGTCCAGACAACGCTGCTTGCTCTTGCTAGCATG GCCAAGACCAAGGGCTGCAGCTCAAATGTGGACATCGGGGTGAAGTACGCAGACAAGCATGAGAGGATGTTTGATGAGGAGAAGATGAAGGCTGGTCAGTGCGTCATTGGACTGCAG ATGGGGACCAACAAATGTGCCACTCAGGCAGGAATGAATGCGTATGGCACCAGGAGGCACTTGTATGACCCCAAAAGCCAGAAGCCCCCCATAGACAGCACAACAATCAGTCTGCAAATGGGAACCAACAAGGGGGCGACCCAG GCTGGGATGACTGCTCCGGGCACAAGGCGTGGCATTTATGACCAGAAGCTGGGCACAGATAAGTGTGACAACAGCACCGTGTCTCTGCAAATGGGCAACAACCAGGGGGCCAACCAGCACGGCCAGAACTTCGGCCTCGGTCGGCAGATCTGCGACACAAAATACTGTCCCAAGGCTGAGGTGGCGGCGGCGGATGCTCAGAGTGCGGCAGGCAATTCAATCCAAGATTACCAAGATGAGGGTTACCAAGGTTACCAGGAAGAAGAGCAGGTGTACAGAGATGATGAGACAGATTACTAG
- the rps15 gene encoding small ribosomal subunit protein uS19, whose translation MADTEIKKKRTFRKFTYRGVDLDQLLDMSYEQLMQLYCARQRRRLNRGLRRKQQSLLKRLRKAKKEAPPMEKPEVVKTHLRDMVVLPEMVGSMVGVYNGKTFNQVEIKPEMCGHYLGEFSITYKPVKHGRPGIGATHSSRFIPLK comes from the exons ATG GCTGACACCGAAATCAAGAAGAAGCGCACTTTTAGGAAGTTCACCTACAGAGGTGTCGACCTGGATCAGCTGCTGGACATGTCCTA CGAGCAGCTGATGCAGTTGTACTGCGCCCgccagaggaggaggctgaaCCGCGGGTTGCGCCGCAAGCAGCAGTCTCTCCTGAAGCGCCTGCGAAAGGCCAAAAAGGAAGCTCCGCCCATGGAGAAGCCGGAGGTGGTGAAGACCCACCTGAGGGACATGGTTGTCCTGCCTGAGATGGTCGGGTCCATGGTTGGCGTTTACAATGGCAAGACTTTCAACCAGGTTGAAATCAAG CCTGAGATGTGCGGCCACTACCTGGGCGAGTTCTCCATCACCTACAAGCCAGTAAAGCACGGTCGCCCTGGCATCGGAGCTACGCACTCTTCTCGTTTCATCCCCCTGAAGTAG
- the LOC137904323 gene encoding dipeptidyl peptidase 9-like, whose protein sequence is MMAVDDLSDSAEVVEMEDVHSQFFVEKHPWEGLRDIIHCSRKYSGMIANKAPHDFQFVQKQDENGPHSHRLYYLGMPYGSRENSLLYSEIPKKTRKEALLVLSWKQMLDHFQATPHQGAYSREEELLRERKRLGAFGITSYDYHAQTGLFLFQASNSLFYCQDGGNNGFIQSAPVKPVEIKTQCSGTRMDPKICPGEPDFIAFINNNDLWIAHIKTGEERRLTYCHKGVDSVKEDPKSAGVATFVIQEEFDRFTGYWWSPTAVHDPDGGKMLHLLYEEVDETEVEIIHVPSPALEERKADAYRYPRTGSKNPQATLKLAEIKTDHQGRIVSVDDKELAVPFTALFPGTEYIARVGWTSDGKYGWAVLLDRSQRKLQLVLLPPALFTSVTDDPAQRQSNLAAIQGSTHPFIIYEETTDIWINVNDIFYPFIQTTDEEFTFIWVNESKSGFSHLYKITSQLQKGCYCWAEDYQHVHGDFKCAIKEEVTLTSGEWEVLSRHGSKIWVNELSKLVYFQGTRDTPLEHHLYVVSYDSPGDVVRLTKPGFSHSCSVSQNFDFFVSHYSDVSTPPCVHVYKLTPSEGDPLHVAPEFWASMMESPGCPGDYSPPEIFDFPAKSGFQLYGMVYKPHNLQPGKKHPTVLFVYGGPQVQLVNNSFKGMKYLRLNTLASLGYAVVVIDGRGSCQRGLEFEGALKNKMGQVEIEDQVEGLQYVAEKFNFVDLSRVAIHGWSYGGFLSLMGLIQRPNIFKLAIAGAPVTVWMAYDTGYTERYMDVPENNQQGYEEGSVALHVDKLPSEPNRLLILHGFLDENVHFFHTNFLVSQIIRAGKPYQLQVYPNERHSIRCPESGEHYEIMLLHFLQQYL, encoded by the exons ATGATGGCTGTGGATGACCTTTCGGACAGCGCCGAGGTGGTGGAAATGGAGGATGTCCATTCTCAGTTCTTTGTGGAGAAGCACCCGTGGGAGGGTCTCCGTGACATCATCCACTGTAGCAGGAAGTATTCAGGCATGATTGCCAACAAGGCTCCCCATGACTTTCAGTTTGTGCAGAAGCAGGATGAGAATGGCCCCCACTCCCACCGGCTCTATTACCTGG GAATGCCCTACGGAAGCAGAGAGAACTCGTTACTTTACTCAGAAATCCCCAAGAAGACGCGGAAAGAAGCCCTGTTagtgttgtcatggaaacagatGCTGGATCACTTCCAG GCTACGCCACACCAAGGGGCTTATTCGCGAGAAGAGGAGCTGCTCCGAGAACGTAAACGTCTTGGTGCATTTGGAATCACTTCTTATGACTATCACGCCCAGACGGGCCTGTTCCTTTTCCAGGCCAGCAATAGCCTCTTTTACTGTCAGGATGGAGGCAACAACGGCTTCATC CAGTCTGCCCCCGTAAAGCCAGTGGAGATCAAGACCCAGTGTTCAGGGACACGCATGGATCCCAAGATCTGCCCTGGAGAGCCTGACTTCATAGCCTTCATCAACAATAATGACCTGTGGATAGCCCACATTAAGACGGGCGAGGAAAGGAGACTCACTTACTGCCACAAAG GCGTGGACAGTGTCAAGGAGGACCCCAAATCTGCAGGAGTAGCAACATTTGTCATCCAAGAAGAGTTTGACCGGTTCACTGGCTACTGGTGGAGCCCCACAGCGGTGCACG ACCCCGATGGAGGTAAAATGCTACATCTGCTGTATGAAGAGGTGGATGAGACGGAAGTAGAGATTATTCACGTTCCGTCTCCGGCACTGGAAGAGCGGAAAGCGGATGCGTATAGATATCCTCGTACAG GGAGTAAAAATCCCCAGGCTACTCTTAAACTGGCAGAGATCAAGACAGACCATCAAGGACGA ATTGTGAGTGTGGATGATAAAGAGTTGGCCGTCCCCTTTACCGCATTGTTTCCGGGAACAGAATACATTGCCAGAGTAGGATGGACAAGCGATGGCAAATA TGGCTGGGCAGTGCTGCTGGACCGCAGCCAGAGGAAGCTCCAGCTGGTCCTCCTGCCTCCGGCCCTCTTCACCTCTGTCACAGACGACCCAGCTCAGAGGCAGAGTAATTTGGCGGCCATTCAGGGCAGCACTCACCCATTCATTATCTACGAGGAGACCACGGACATCTGGATTAAC gttaatGATATATTCTATCCGTTTATTCAAACAACAGACGAAGAGTTTACTTTCATTTGGGTAAATGAGTCTAAATCGGGTTTCAGCCATCTGTATAAAATCACATCCCAGTTACAAAAGGGCTGCTACTGTTGGGCGGAGGATTACCAACACGTGCATG GAGACTTCAAATGTGCAATTAAGGAGGAGGTCACGTTGACCAGTGGCGAATGGGAAGTCCTATCAAGACACGGATCGAAG atCTGGGTGAACGAGTTATCAAAGCTGGTGTACTTCCAGGGCACGAGGGACACGCCTCTGGAGCATCACCTCTACGTGGTCAGCTATGACTCCCCCGGAGACGTGGTCAGATTAACCAAGCCCGGCTTTTCCCACAGCTGCTCCGTTAGTCAg AACTTTGACTTTTTTGTCAGCCACTATAGCGATGTGAGCACTCCTCCCTGTGTTCACGTCTACAAACTGACCCCTTCAGAAGGGGACCCCCTACACGTGGCACCTGAGTTCTGGGCCAGCATGATGGAATCGCCAG GTTGTCCGGGAGATTACAGCCCTCCGGAGATTTTTGACTTTCCGGCGAAGTCGGGTTTCCAGCTTTATGGGATGGTCTACAAGCCTCACAACCTGCAGCCCGGCAAGAAGCATCCGACGGTTCTCTTTGTGTACGGCGGCCCGCAG GTGCAGCTGGTGAACAACTCCTTCAAAGGCATGAAGTACCTCCGTCTGAACACGCTGGCCTCCCTGGGCTATGCCGTTGTGGTCATCGATGGGAGGGGTTCCTGTCAGAGGGGCCTCGAGTTTGAGGGAgcactaaaaaataaaatg ggTCAGGTGGAGATTGAAGACCAGGTGGAGGGGCTGCAGTACGTGGCGGAGAAGTTTAACTTTGTAGACCTGAGCCGTGTCGCCATTCACGGCTGGTCCTACGGTGGCTTCCTTTCTCTCATGGGCCTCATCCAGCGACCCAATATCTTCAAG TTGGCCATCGCCGGTGCTCCGGTGACCGTGTGGATGGCCTATGACACAGGCTACACGGAGCGCTACATGGATGTGCCAGAGAACAACCAGCAGGGCTATGAGGAAGGCTCGGTGGCGCTGCATGTGGACAAGCTGCCCAGCGA GCCCAACCGTTTGTTGATTCTCCATGGATTTCTAGATGAGAACGTGCACTTTTTCCACACCAATTTCCTCGTGTCACAGATAATCCGTGCTGGGAAGCCCTACCAGCTTCAG GTATACCCCAACGAGCGACACAGCATTCGCTGCCCTGAGTCTGGAGAGCACTATGAGATAATGCTGCTGCACTTTCTACAACAATACCTCTGA
- the LOC137904540 gene encoding angiopoietin-related protein 4-like encodes MKTTLAALTLSLAVLVVTAFPFERKGVSPSGRAAKEKRVQYAAWDDVNVIAHGMLQLGQGLKEHVDKTKFHMRDISNKLKIFNHTVTELGKESHRLRVQGEALKTRAQQLEDREGQLLNVTAELREKAEEMLQERRTMGERISQLEDKVEGVHQGDAALPESGSSSKNNSDAHNIQVMLQTQNRRIDNLVERIRLQQEKLDKQNVRIRTLQSQVSLMMTFRSSRRGSTDGSTHSAAAVAQRDSPVWVASDCHELFLIGQTTSGVYTIQPGKAEPFKVFCEMTADGGWTVIQRRQDGSVDFNQLWEAYKEGFGGLNGEFWLGLEKIHAIAKEGGYILKLKLADWLGDVASVHLSFRLGGEDTKYSLQIQKVGPFSPLESSLGADAISGLPFSTQDQDNDLKIGANCAKHLSGGWWFSDCGRSNLNGRYFQSPPPKQRNQRKQGIFWKTWRGRYYPLKYSKMMIAPAAIQSKS; translated from the exons ATGAAGACAACACTGGCAGCGCTGACTCTCTCCCTGGCTGTGCTCGTGGTCACTGCGTTCCCTTTTGAGAGGAAGGGGGTCTCGCCCTCCGGCAGGGCCGCCAAGGAGAAGCGTGTGCAGTACGCAGCATGGGATGATGTAAATGTCATTGCCCATGGCATGCTGCAACTGGGCCAGGGGCTGAAAGAGCATGTCGACAAAACCAAATTCCACATGAGAGACATTTCCAACAAGCTGAAGATCTTCAATCACACTGTGACCGAGCTGGGGAAGGAGAGCCATCGGCTGCGAGTCCAGGGGGAGGCCCTGAAGACGCGGgcccagcagctggaggacagagagggcCAGCTGCTGAATGTCACCGCCGAGTTGAGGGAGAAGGCCgaggagatgctgcaggagaggaggacaaTGGGCGAGAGGATAAGCCAGCTGGAGGACAAGGTGGAGGGCGTCCATCAGGGAGACGCCGCGCTGCCTGAAAGCGGCTCCAGCTCCAAGAACAACAGCGACGCGCACAACATTCAG GTGATGCTGCAGACTCAGAACAGACGCATTGATAATCTGGTTGAACGGATCCGACTTCAGCAAGAGAAGCTTGACAAGCAGAATGTGCGTATCCGGACGCTGCAAAGTCAGGTAAGTCTTATGATGACTTTTAGAAGC TCACGTCGCGGCAGCACCGACGGCTCCACGCacagcgccgccgccgtggcGCAGCGCGACTCTCCAGTCT GGGTGGCTTCAGACTGTCATGAGCTATTCCTGATCGGACAGACCACCAGCGGTGTCTACACTATCCAGCCGGGGAAGGCAGAGCCATTTAAAGTCTTCTGTGAGATGACAGCTG ATGGAGGATGGACAGTTATACAAAGGCGCCAAGATGGCTCCGTGGACTTTAACCAGCTGTGGGAGGCCTACAAGGAAGGCTTTGGTGGTCTGAATG GAGAGTTCTGGTTGGGTCTAGAAAAGATCCACGCCATTGCCAAAGAGGGAGGCTACATCCTGAAACTCAAACTCGCTGACTGGCTTGGCGATGTAGCATCTGTCCATCTTTCCTTTCGTCTGGGTGGAGAGGACACCAAGTACTCGCTCCAGATTCAGAAGGTGGGCCCCTTCAGCCCCTTGGAGAGTTCCCTGGGGGCTGACGCCATCTCCGGCCTGCCCTTTTCCACCCAGGACCAAGACAATGACCTGAAAATTGGCGCCAACTGTGCCAAGCACCTCTCTG GTGGCTGGTGGTTCAGCGACTGCGGTCGCTCCAACCTTAATGGTCGATACTTCCAGAGCCCGCCTCCAAAGCAGCGGAACCAGAGGAAGCAGGGCATCTTCTGGAAGACTTGGAGAGGCCGCTACTACCCTTTGAAGTACAGCAAGATGATGATCGCCCCCGCTGCGATCCAAAGCAAGTCATAA